A DNA window from Paenibacillus andongensis contains the following coding sequences:
- a CDS encoding uracil-DNA glycosylase: protein MTELQRINCMKCQHFYMTWDANFPRGCKAYGFKTQKLPSLRVLSSSGKPCMNFEPKADSKQK from the coding sequence ATGACGGAATTACAACGTATCAACTGCATGAAATGCCAACATTTCTACATGACTTGGGATGCCAATTTCCCTAGAGGCTGCAAAGCATACGGCTTCAAAACACAGAAATTGCCCAGTCTTCGTGTACTTTCTTCTTCAGGCAAGCCCTGTATGAATTTTGAACCGAAAGCAGATTCCAAACAGAAGTAA
- a CDS encoding phytanoyl-CoA dioxygenase family protein, whose amino-acid sequence MIEQKEVEFYKENGYLLVKGVFNQQEVEEMRQGVEGIISRAAQSKADHNSQWQGDFLPAAELKKLVLKGFHDVHYHDAAFMRAVIHPNMAAVLTQIIGPNVQLHHSKMLVKPPENGAAFPMHQDYPYFPHEKHTMLAASVHLDHADEENGCLRVIPGSHRTGSLPHVGSHYLNHKEYPIKEGTPCVAEAGDVLFFNYLTIHGSESNKSSRTRRNVLFQYRDASDFPTENTHFDWGMGLMVSGKNPNFTKVKPDFKII is encoded by the coding sequence GTGATCGAACAAAAAGAGGTAGAATTTTATAAAGAAAATGGGTATTTACTCGTTAAGGGAGTTTTCAATCAACAGGAAGTTGAAGAAATGAGACAAGGCGTAGAGGGGATCATTAGCCGTGCTGCACAATCAAAGGCTGATCATAATTCACAATGGCAGGGGGACTTTCTTCCAGCAGCGGAGCTGAAAAAGCTTGTCTTAAAAGGCTTTCATGATGTGCATTATCACGATGCCGCATTTATGCGAGCTGTGATTCATCCGAATATGGCTGCTGTGCTGACGCAGATTATTGGTCCTAACGTGCAGCTGCACCATTCCAAAATGCTCGTTAAACCGCCAGAAAATGGCGCTGCTTTCCCGATGCATCAAGATTACCCTTATTTTCCGCACGAAAAACACACCATGCTAGCTGCAAGTGTGCATCTGGATCATGCCGATGAGGAGAACGGCTGCCTGCGTGTCATCCCAGGATCGCATCGCACCGGCTCCTTGCCGCATGTTGGCTCCCATTATTTGAATCATAAGGAATATCCGATTAAAGAGGGGACGCCTTGCGTGGCTGAAGCGGGCGATGTTCTGTTCTTCAATTACTTGACCATTCACGGATCAGAGTCGAATAAGAGCTCTAGAACAAGAAGGAATGTATTGTTCCAATACCGCGATGCCAGTGATTTTCCGACCGAAAATACGCATTTTGACTGGGGAATGGGCCTGATGGTTAGCGGGAAAAATCCGAATTTCACGAAGGTGAAACCTGATTTTAAAATTATCTAA
- a CDS encoding AraC family transcriptional regulator produces the protein MLNDVLNVIHGPAACFKIQYWGINPCLFDNQPHKHSFFEVCYILGGEGEYTEKGVVYSLRAGTHFCSRPGINHQIRTKNGLFIVYVAFELDETLSDDTMREAFSDLAEHAEVCIHEADNHPTAHLWKSLLIQEGKGSLPPAAIPSLAYALLVSFLALFGKDMTKPYFHRKNTHILLQRAKLYIRDNLSQPLQLGHIAGYLNVSERHLSRLFSEGIHETFTDFIRSERIRQAAHLLLTSELSIKEIAEVTGFSSVHYFSRTFMEEKKLPPGKFRQQEKNRL, from the coding sequence ATGCTTAATGATGTCCTGAACGTCATTCATGGACCAGCCGCTTGCTTCAAAATTCAATATTGGGGAATTAACCCTTGCCTGTTTGATAATCAGCCCCATAAGCATTCTTTCTTTGAGGTTTGTTATATCTTGGGTGGTGAGGGTGAGTATACGGAAAAAGGTGTTGTCTATTCACTCAGAGCAGGTACACACTTTTGTTCGAGACCGGGGATTAATCATCAAATTCGTACGAAAAATGGCTTATTTATTGTTTATGTTGCATTCGAATTAGATGAAACACTGAGCGACGATACGATGCGTGAAGCCTTCAGCGATCTAGCTGAACATGCCGAGGTTTGCATTCATGAAGCCGACAATCACCCAACTGCCCATTTGTGGAAGTCACTCTTGATTCAAGAAGGGAAGGGGAGCCTGCCGCCTGCTGCGATTCCCTCGCTTGCCTACGCGCTGCTAGTTTCCTTTCTGGCATTATTCGGAAAAGATATGACGAAACCTTATTTTCACCGTAAAAATACACATATTCTGCTGCAGCGTGCCAAGCTTTATATCCGCGATAACTTATCCCAGCCTCTTCAACTTGGACATATCGCTGGCTACCTCAACGTCTCCGAACGTCATCTATCACGCTTGTTCTCAGAGGGCATACATGAGACTTTTACAGACTTCATTCGAAGTGAACGCATACGCCAAGCAGCCCACCTGCTTCTGACAAGCGAGCTTTCCATTAAAGAAATTGCCGAAGTGACCGGCTTTTCTTCTGTCCATTATTTTTCTCGTACCTTTATGGAAGAAAAGAAGCTGCCACCAGGCAAGTTCCGACAGCAGGAGAAGAATCGTTTGTGA